A window of the Scandinavium goeteborgense genome harbors these coding sequences:
- the truC gene encoding tRNA pseudouridine(65) synthase TruC has translation MIEILYQDEWLVAVNKPSGWLVHRSWLDRDEKVVLMQTVRDQIGQHVFTVHRLDRPTSGVLLMGLSSEAGRRLSQQFEQHQIQKRYHAIVRGWLMEEELLDYPLVEELDKIADKFARDDKEAQPAVTHYRGLATVEMPVPTGRYPTTRYGLVELEPKTGRKHQLRRHMSHLRHPILGDSKHGDLRQNRSAAENFGCDRLMLHASELHLTHPFTGEPLVIRASLDDVWMQAMSHFGWRGLLPDVERVEFTPDNGQDDLITE, from the coding sequence ATGATCGAGATCCTCTATCAGGACGAATGGCTGGTCGCTGTTAATAAACCCTCAGGCTGGTTAGTCCACCGCAGCTGGCTCGATCGCGATGAAAAAGTCGTGCTCATGCAAACCGTGCGCGACCAGATTGGTCAGCATGTTTTTACCGTCCATCGTCTCGACAGGCCGACATCCGGCGTGCTGCTGATGGGGCTATCGAGCGAAGCGGGCCGTCGTCTTTCACAGCAGTTTGAGCAGCACCAGATCCAGAAACGCTACCACGCCATCGTGCGCGGCTGGCTGATGGAAGAGGAATTGCTCGATTACCCGCTGGTGGAAGAACTGGACAAAATCGCGGATAAATTTGCCCGTGATGACAAAGAAGCCCAGCCTGCGGTGACGCACTATCGCGGTCTGGCGACGGTTGAAATGCCGGTGCCGACCGGGCGTTACCCGACGACGCGCTACGGTCTGGTCGAGCTGGAACCGAAAACAGGCCGCAAGCATCAGCTGCGCCGCCACATGAGCCATCTGCGTCACCCGATCCTCGGCGACAGTAAACACGGCGATTTGCGTCAGAACCGCAGCGCGGCGGAAAACTTCGGCTGTGACCGTTTAATGCTGCATGCCAGCGAATTGCATCTTACACACCCGTTCACTGGCGAGCCGCTGGTTATCCGTGCGAGCCTCGATGATGTCTGGATGCAGGCAATGTCACATTTCGGCTGGCGTGGTCTTCTCCCCGACGTTGAAAGGGTTGAGTTTACGCCGGACAACGGTCAGGATGACCTCATAACTGAATGA
- a CDS encoding flavodoxin, which produces MAEVGIFVGTMYGNALLVAEEAQTILTAQGHKAQVFEDPEVSDWESYQGKYALVVTSTTGQGDLPDSIVPLYQGILDMYQPHLRYGIIALGDSTYSHFCGGGKRFDALLQEQGAQRIGEMLMIDASEDPEPETVSNPWVEHWATLLS; this is translated from the coding sequence ATGGCGGAAGTAGGCATTTTTGTCGGCACCATGTACGGAAACGCGTTGCTGGTGGCGGAAGAAGCACAGACGATCCTCACGGCGCAGGGCCACAAAGCGCAGGTATTTGAAGATCCTGAAGTCAGCGACTGGGAATCTTACCAGGGTAAATATGCGCTGGTGGTCACTTCTACGACTGGGCAGGGCGACCTGCCGGACAGCATTGTGCCGCTGTATCAGGGCATTCTCGATATGTACCAGCCGCATCTGCGCTACGGCATTATCGCCCTCGGCGACAGCACCTACTCGCATTTCTGCGGCGGCGGTAAGCGCTTCGACGCGTTGTTGCAAGAGCAGGGCGCACAGCGTATCGGTGAAATGCTGATGATCGACGCCAGTGAAGATCCTGAACCCGAAACGGTCTCCAACCCGTGGGTTGAACACTGGGCCACGCTGCTCAGTTGA
- a CDS encoding MFS transporter: MSSLSHATAAAEKRTNARYWIVVMLFIVTSFNYGDRATLSIAGSEMAKDIGLDPVGMGYVFSAFSWAYVIGQIPGGWLLDRFGSKRVYFWSIFTWSMFTLLQGFVDIFHGFGIIVALFTLRFMVGLAEAPSFPGNSRIVAAWFPAQERGTAVAIFNSAQYFATVIFAPIMGWLTHEVGWSHVFFFMGGLGIVISFLWLKMIHEPNQHPGVNQKELDYIAEGGALINMDQKKTTTQQVPMREKWAQVKQLVGSRMMIGVYLGQYCINALTYFFITWFPVYLVQARGMSILKAGFVASIPAVCGFVGGVLGGIISDWLMRKTGSLNVARKTPIVLGMLLSMTMVFCNYVDAEWMIIGFMAMAFFGKGIGALGWAVMADTAPKEISGLSGGLFNMFGNISGIVTPIAIGYIVATTGSFNWALIYVGIHALIAVLSYLVLVGDIKRIELKPTAERAL, from the coding sequence ATGAGTTCACTAAGTCACGCCACGGCGGCCGCTGAAAAGCGGACCAACGCGCGCTACTGGATTGTGGTGATGCTGTTTATCGTCACCTCGTTCAACTACGGCGACCGCGCCACGCTCTCCATTGCCGGGTCAGAAATGGCCAAAGATATCGGTCTGGATCCGGTCGGTATGGGCTACGTTTTCTCCGCATTTTCATGGGCCTATGTCATCGGCCAAATCCCGGGTGGGTGGCTGCTCGACCGCTTTGGTTCTAAACGTGTCTACTTCTGGTCGATTTTCACCTGGTCGATGTTCACCCTGTTACAGGGCTTCGTCGACATCTTCCACGGCTTTGGCATCATCGTCGCGCTGTTCACCCTGCGCTTTATGGTCGGTCTGGCCGAAGCGCCCTCTTTCCCGGGCAACAGCCGCATCGTCGCCGCGTGGTTCCCGGCGCAGGAGAGGGGCACGGCGGTTGCGATATTCAACTCCGCGCAGTACTTCGCCACGGTCATCTTCGCACCCATCATGGGCTGGCTGACGCATGAAGTGGGCTGGTCGCATGTGTTCTTCTTTATGGGCGGACTGGGGATCGTCATCAGTTTCCTGTGGCTGAAAATGATCCACGAACCTAATCAGCATCCTGGCGTAAACCAAAAAGAACTGGATTACATCGCCGAGGGCGGGGCGCTGATCAACATGGATCAGAAGAAAACAACGACGCAGCAGGTGCCGATGCGCGAGAAGTGGGCGCAGGTTAAACAGCTGGTTGGGTCGCGCATGATGATTGGCGTGTACCTCGGCCAGTACTGCATTAACGCGCTGACTTACTTCTTCATCACCTGGTTCCCGGTGTATCTGGTACAGGCGCGCGGCATGTCGATTCTGAAAGCGGGCTTTGTGGCGTCTATTCCGGCGGTGTGCGGCTTTGTTGGCGGCGTACTGGGTGGGATCATATCCGACTGGCTGATGCGTAAAACGGGTTCGCTCAACGTGGCGCGTAAAACGCCAATCGTACTCGGAATGCTGCTGTCGATGACCATGGTGTTCTGTAACTACGTCGACGCGGAATGGATGATCATCGGCTTTATGGCGATGGCGTTCTTCGGCAAAGGCATCGGCGCGCTGGGCTGGGCGGTCATGGCCGATACTGCACCGAAAGAAATCAGCGGTCTCAGCGGCGGCCTGTTCAATATGTTCGGCAACATCTCCGGCATCGTCACCCCGATTGCCATCGGCTATATCGTGGCGACCACCGGCTCGTTTAATTGGGCGCTGATTTACGTCGGCATTCATGCGCTGATTGCGGTTCTGAGCTATCTGGTGCTGGTCGGCGATATCAAACGAATTGAGCTGAAACCGACTGCGGAGCGTGCTTTATGA